In Deltaproteobacteria bacterium, the following proteins share a genomic window:
- a CDS encoding integrase, producing the protein RCNGWVIRRTLGPLEALTVEDARHAARAVLAEAEAGDGATTVLTMRAFARVFLADCAGRWKPATRENYAGTVRRWILPAFGNRLVDAVSAKEVRIWIDGITASHPGSANWALAAMSSLMKHTETLGFRLEDSNPCRGLRRRKTGFEAHYLTDDEFAALGEALDGAEAEHPIAVAALRFLLYTGARKSEALRLRWEDVHGDHAVLSDSKTGPHTI; encoded by the coding sequence GGCGGTGCAACGGCTGGGTGATCAGGCGGACGCTCGGGCCGTTGGAGGCATTGACGGTGGAAGATGCACGGCACGCGGCGCGGGCGGTGCTCGCGGAAGCAGAGGCCGGTGACGGAGCGACGACGGTCCTGACGATGCGGGCGTTCGCACGGGTATTCCTCGCCGACTGCGCGGGGAGGTGGAAGCCCGCGACGCGGGAGAACTACGCGGGCACCGTGCGCCGCTGGATACTGCCTGCGTTCGGCAACCGTCTGGTCGATGCCGTCAGCGCGAAGGAAGTGCGGATCTGGATCGATGGCATCACGGCCTCGCATCCCGGTTCGGCGAACTGGGCGCTGGCGGCGATGTCGTCGCTGATGAAGCACACCGAGACGCTGGGGTTTCGGCTCGAGGACTCCAACCCGTGCCGGGGCCTTCGGCGGCGTAAGACCGGCTTCGAGGCTCACTACCTTACCGACGACGAGTTCGCCGCGCTGGGCGAGGCGCTCGACGGCGCCGAAGCCGAACATCCGATTGCGGTCGCCGCGTTGCGCTTCCTGCTCTACACGGGAGCGCGCAAGTCCGAGGCGTTGCGGCTCAGGTGGGAAGACGTTCACGGCGACCACGCGGTGCTGTCTGACAGCAAGACAGGTCCCCACACGATCTGA